In Primulina eburnea isolate SZY01 chromosome 3, ASM2296580v1, whole genome shotgun sequence, one DNA window encodes the following:
- the LOC140826132 gene encoding cytokinin riboside 5'-monophosphate phosphoribohydrolase LOG3: MGLVSQAVHDGGRHVIGVIPKTLMPRELTGVTVGEVKAVADMHQRKAEMARHSDAFIALPGGYGTLEELLEVITWAQLGIHDKPVGLLNVDGYYNSLLSFVDKAVEEGFVSPNARHIIVSAPTPKELVRRLEEYVPCHERVASKVSWEMEQLGYISR, encoded by the exons ATGGGATTGGTGTCACAAGCTGTTCATGATGGTGGTCGCCACGTAATCGG CGTGATTCCCAAAACTCTCATGCCCCGAGAG TTAACTGGTGTAACAGTAGGGGAAGTGAAGGCAGTGGCAGATATGCACCAAAGGAAAGCTGAGATGGCTAGGCATTCAGATGCCTTTATTGCCTTACCAG GTGGTTATGGAACTTTGGAGGAACTACTTGAAGTGATAACGTGGGCTCAGCTGGGAATCCACGATAAACCG GTAGGATTGCTGAATGTGGATGGATACTATAACTCATTGCTGTCATTCGTCGACAAAGCAGTAGAGGAAGGCTTCGTTAGTCCAAATGCTCGTCATATCATTGTGTCTGCACCAACTCCAAAGGAGCTGGTTAGAAGATTGGAG GAGTACGTCCCTTGCCATGAAAGAGTTGCTTCAAAAGTGAGTTGGGAGATGGAGCAGCTCGGCTATATTTCGAGGTGA